Proteins from one Deinococcus sp. AB2017081 genomic window:
- a CDS encoding alpha/beta hydrolase family protein, with amino-acid sequence MEEFAQFTVGGQRVYGMLHRPDGTAPAHGWPSVVILHGFTGNRGGDHRLLPLLSRFLAARGVASLRFDFRGSGESQGDFSEMTVSREVEDTQAAFAYLRRQPGLDPERTMLLGFSMGGLVAALSAPAVNPHRLALWAPALPELWLPFLRGGLLPPTITDYGGWPVGRDFLQEMVRLRPLEVVATWGGEARVFHGDADQTCPPEFGVRYARALGADAVAIPGAGHTFDSLDHVDMLLRETARFLTGG; translated from the coding sequence ATCGAAGAGTTCGCGCAGTTCACGGTGGGCGGGCAGCGTGTATACGGCATGCTGCACCGCCCCGATGGCACGGCCCCGGCGCACGGCTGGCCCAGCGTGGTCATCCTGCACGGCTTCACCGGCAACCGGGGCGGCGACCACCGGCTGCTGCCGCTGCTGTCGCGCTTCCTGGCGGCGCGGGGCGTGGCGAGCCTGCGCTTCGACTTCCGGGGCAGCGGCGAGTCGCAGGGCGACTTCAGCGAGATGACCGTGTCGCGCGAGGTCGAGGACACGCAGGCCGCCTTCGCGTATCTGCGCCGCCAGCCCGGTCTCGACCCCGAGCGCACCATGCTGCTGGGCTTCAGCATGGGCGGCCTGGTCGCGGCGCTGAGTGCGCCCGCCGTGAATCCGCACCGGCTGGCGCTGTGGGCCCCCGCCCTGCCCGAGCTGTGGCTGCCCTTCCTGCGCGGCGGTCTGTTGCCCCCGACCATCACGGACTACGGCGGCTGGCCGGTCGGCCGCGACTTCCTTCAGGAGATGGTGCGCCTGCGCCCGCTGGAGGTCGTGGCCACGTGGGGGGGCGAGGCCCGTGTGTTCCACGGGGACGCCGACCAGACCTGCCCGCCCGAGTTCGGCGTCCGCTACGCCCGGGCGCTGGGGGCGGACGCCGTCGCCATTCCCGGCGCGGGCCACACCTTCGACTCTCTGGATCACGTGGACATGCTGCTGCGCGAGACGGCGCGGTTCCTCACCGGGGGGTAG
- the aspS gene encoding aspartate--tRNA(Asn) ligase — protein MTTEPQPATETPAQSLPRTFTRDLAAHDGQQVRLQGFVHARRDLGGVQFVVLRDVSGITQCVGSGLSLPLSESSVEITGTVKAHPKAPGGYEVQISDFRVISAAVEAPPVEIPKMEWNVNPETMLDYRVVTVRGLKERAALKVQAELVAGFRDHLITEGFTEISTPKIVSAGAEGGANLFPIDYFGHPAYLAQSPQLYKQIMVGVFERVFEVAAVYRAEEHATSRHLNEYLSLDVEMGFIDDEEDVMALQNRVLAAIMVRLRERAGAEFALLGATIPDVPAHIPRITLLDARALVTEKYGHQVGGKDLDPEAERLLSQHYAEEHGSDFVFVTKYPRAARPFYAHPDANPDGTQSTDITRGYDLLFRGIEITSGGQRIHDHAMLMESIAAYRLKPESLEGYTEVFKYGMPPHGGFAIGAERLTAKLLGISNVRYARAFPRDRHRLTP, from the coding sequence ATGACCACGGAACCCCAGCCCGCCACCGAGACCCCCGCCCAGTCCCTGCCCCGCACCTTCACGCGCGACCTCGCCGCGCACGACGGGCAGCAGGTGCGCCTCCAGGGCTTCGTCCACGCCCGGCGCGACCTGGGGGGCGTGCAGTTCGTCGTTCTGCGCGACGTGTCCGGTATCACGCAGTGCGTGGGCAGCGGCCTGAGCCTGCCGCTCTCGGAGAGCAGCGTGGAGATCACCGGCACCGTCAAGGCGCACCCCAAGGCGCCGGGCGGCTACGAGGTGCAGATCTCAGACTTCCGTGTGATCAGCGCGGCGGTCGAGGCTCCCCCGGTCGAGATTCCCAAGATGGAATGGAACGTGAACCCCGAGACCATGCTGGACTACCGCGTGGTCACGGTGCGCGGCCTCAAGGAGCGCGCCGCGCTGAAGGTGCAGGCTGAACTCGTGGCAGGGTTCCGCGACCACCTGATCACCGAGGGCTTCACCGAGATCAGCACGCCCAAGATCGTGTCGGCCGGGGCCGAGGGCGGCGCGAACCTCTTTCCCATCGACTACTTCGGGCACCCGGCGTACCTGGCACAGAGCCCGCAGCTGTACAAGCAGATCATGGTGGGCGTGTTCGAGCGGGTGTTCGAGGTCGCGGCCGTGTACCGCGCCGAGGAGCACGCCACCAGCCGCCACCTGAACGAGTACCTGAGCCTCGACGTCGAGATGGGCTTCATCGACGACGAGGAGGACGTGATGGCCCTCCAGAACCGCGTGCTGGCCGCGATCATGGTGCGCCTGCGCGAGCGGGCCGGGGCCGAGTTCGCGCTGCTGGGCGCGACCATCCCCGACGTGCCCGCCCACATCCCCCGCATCACGCTGCTGGACGCCCGGGCGCTCGTCACCGAGAAGTACGGGCACCAGGTCGGCGGCAAGGATCTCGACCCCGAGGCCGAGCGACTGCTGAGCCAGCACTACGCCGAGGAACACGGCAGCGACTTCGTGTTCGTGACCAAGTACCCCCGCGCCGCCCGGCCCTTCTACGCCCACCCGGACGCCAACCCCGACGGCACCCAGAGCACCGACATCACGCGCGGCTACGACCTGCTGTTCCGGGGCATCGAGATCACGTCCGGCGGGCAGCGCATCCACGACCACGCCATGCTCATGGAGTCCATCGCGGCGTACCGCCTGAAGCCCGAGTCGCTGGAGGGCTACACCGAGGTCTTCAAGTACGGCATGCCTCCCCACGGCGGCTTCGCCATCGGGGCCGAGCGCCTGACGGCCAAGCTGCTGGGGATCAGCAACGTGCGCTACGCCCGCGCCTTCCCGCGCGACCGCCACCGGCTCACGCCGTAA
- a CDS encoding TetR/AcrR family transcriptional regulator, protein MPRTRDPEQTRARLLEAAASVLLEVGPTFSLETVAHAAGVSKGGLLHHFPNREALVLELARDLNRRFMNRVAAVHGNSVTPPGAWLRAYIEVSFQEDAQERSLIVALSPLLDSVQMLDRLGPELGEATQAARMDGIPVGRAQAVRLACDGYWSGQFIHATRLDTAEAAALKEELIAWTR, encoded by the coding sequence ATGCCCCGCACCCGCGACCCAGAGCAGACCCGAGCCCGCCTTCTGGAGGCCGCTGCCAGCGTGCTGCTGGAGGTCGGCCCGACCTTCTCGCTGGAGACCGTGGCCCACGCGGCGGGCGTGAGTAAGGGCGGTCTGCTGCACCACTTCCCCAACCGCGAGGCGCTCGTGCTGGAGCTGGCCCGCGACCTTAACCGCCGGTTTATGAACCGGGTCGCAGCCGTCCACGGCAACAGCGTCACACCGCCAGGAGCGTGGCTGCGGGCCTACATCGAGGTCAGCTTTCAGGAGGATGCCCAGGAACGGTCGCTGATCGTGGCGCTCTCGCCGCTGCTGGACAGCGTGCAGATGCTGGACAGGCTGGGGCCGGAGCTGGGCGAGGCCACCCAGGCCGCCCGCATGGACGGGATCCCGGTCGGCCGTGCCCAGGCCGTGCGCCTGGCCTGCGACGGGTACTGGTCGGGCCAGTTCATCCACGCGACCCGCCTGGACACGGCCGAGGCCGCCGCGCTGAAAGAGGAGCTGATCGCATGGACACGCTGA